From Mycobacterium colombiense CECT 3035:
CGGGATCGAGGAGGCCTACCGGCTCGGCATGGTCAGCAAGATCTTCACGCGCGACGAACTCGCGGAGCGCACGTTGGAGCTGGCGCGGCGCATCTCGAAGGTCCCCACGATGGCGGCCCTGCTCATCAAGGAGTCGGTAAACCAATCAGTGGACAACATGGGTTTTTACAATGCGCTGCAATCGTGTTTCGCACTGCACCAATTGAATCACTCGCACTGGGCCCAGATCCGCGAGGACAAGCTCCCGACCGCGGGCGAAGAGCAAGGGGTGCCGAACTGGCGAACCGCTCCCCCTGTTGTGTTGGCGGTCAAGGATCAGGTCCGGTCCGGCGCCTAACGTTGTGGCGGTGAACAATAACTCACCCGAGGCGCCACGCCCGATGAACGTCACCGTGCCGGGGCATCTCTTCGCGCAGCTGCCGTTCTACGACGTCGTCGATACCGATGATTCGGTGGTCGTCGACCTGCGCAACCGACCGGATCTGACGAACCTGCGCGGCGCGCTGCAGGGTGGACTCGTCGCCACGCTCATCGACATCGCCGCCGGGCGCCTTGCGGTCAAATACGCCGGCGATGGCGGCGGGGCGGGAACCGCGGACATGTCAATCCACTTCCTGGCACCCATCGTCGATGGCCCCGCGCGCGCTACCGCCACGTTGGTGCGCGCGGGGAAGCGGATGATCGTTGTCGGCGTCGACGTCTTCGACGTTGGCCGAAACCGGCTCGCGGCCCGCGCCACGCTGAGCTTCGCGATCCTTGCACGCCGCAACCCTGTTCACGTTGCGGCGGCCCCGTAGCGCGCATCGGCCACCCGGTCCAACGCGACGGCAGGTTCGCCGAAAACCATTGCCCATCCCCGGACCCGGCGATAGTAGAGCTGGATGTCGCCCTCCATGCCGAACCCGTACCCGCCGTGGATGTGCAGGCTACGCCGCGTGGCATCGCGCGCCGTCTCATAGGCGAACGCGAACGCCATCGCGGCCAGCTCAGGCACGCGTTCGGGCTCATCGGCGAATGCGCACGCCGCCTTGAGCCCCAGCAGCCGCGCCCCGTCGGCGGCAGTGGCGCTGTCGGCCAGCGGGTGGGACACCGCTTGGAAGCTTCCGATCGGGGCTCCGAAGGCGTGCCGTTGTTTGGCGTAGTCGACACCGATCTCGACTGCCTTCTTGGCCGCACCCGCCAGCGCGGCAGCCGTGAGCATGAGCCACAAGTCAAGAGCGCCGCAGAACAGATCGCGCGCCTGCGTCCCGGCGACGAGGACGATGGGCTCGTCCTCAAGGGAGATATCCGCCAGCGGCAATGACG
This genomic window contains:
- a CDS encoding acyl-CoA dehydrogenase family protein; this encodes MDLSLTGEQRQLVDSFAALFARESTSERVRAAEPSGFDHKLWKALRETGAVEMAVGEAAGGWGASELELALIAEQFGRAVASAPVIEAQVAARLLADSGEAGAGLLSAAMAGDQLVTFAPRAVRDGRLPLVPGGAVADHVIALADGRLLVVPIGKNRVAVENLASLPLADISLEDEPIVLVAGTQARDLFCGALDLWLMLTAAALAGAAKKAVEIGVDYAKQRHAFGAPIGSFQAVSHPLADSATAADGARLLGLKAACAFADEPERVPELAAMAFAFAYETARDATRRSLHIHGGYGFGMEGDIQLYYRRVRGWAMVFGEPAVALDRVADARYGAAAT
- a CDS encoding PaaI family thioesterase, with amino-acid sequence MNVTVPGHLFAQLPFYDVVDTDDSVVVDLRNRPDLTNLRGALQGGLVATLIDIAAGRLAVKYAGDGGGAGTADMSIHFLAPIVDGPARATATLVRAGKRMIVVGVDVFDVGRNRLAARATLSFAILARRNPVHVAAAP